In Castanea sativa cultivar Marrone di Chiusa Pesio chromosome 6, ASM4071231v1, a single window of DNA contains:
- the LOC142639780 gene encoding protein FAR1-RELATED SEQUENCE 5-like, which produces MGIHVLSNVPMESTPFKGMEFEADEIAYGFYNEYGRKAGFSIRKEYVNKCKKTGVVTSRRFVCAKEGVRGKDKRDQNVKNPRAETRCGCEAHLVIVLNRDSKKYVVSEFIAKHNHYLHLPSTVHMMPSQRNVAATHAIEIDLAHESGLRLKQSYELLSKQVGGYDNLGFTKQDHKNYLRTKRQRDMEHGAAARLGRYFSRQLKENLSYYFTTQLDCEELITNIFWADARMIIDYSHFGDVITFDTTYSTNRDARPLGVFLGLNHHRETVVFGGALLYDETIESFVWLFETFLEAMSEKKPITIFTDQDAAMSAAIKVVMPKTYHALCSWHMCEDEFLTAWNEMLDKYDVRENKWLIDLFKLKEKWAQAYVKRTFTAGMKTTQLSESFNADLKDCLRTDLNIVEFFTHFETVANQKRDKELEAEYNSRQKFPRLKLKSSPMLNQVAIVYTPKLFDLFQTEVEEVMTLSILERNVSQTHSYVVGVFNQNGKYEVIWNPLNETLSCSCRKFESFDILCRHGLKVLDVLDIKLIPNRYIMKRWRRDAKDGSGKNCTTHNIKPNTRLEYVDRYRDLCPKYIQLVNEACETKEGHNILSLAIVDLKKKKLCDLRNCKANVEEDIIRPSTDFADKEDQLRASITIVPKGIKKREEIYAYDVMAQKKAEDISSGNITSFTQLLMSASTSSAAHQGGSSASVALASHLESTSSVVGSNDKINGAGGLLTQGSVASGGPLTQESITSGWNPMKLLLFLHNYCYYYCIITVTATA; this is translated from the exons ATGGGAATACATGTTCTTTCTAATGTGCCCATGGAATCTACCCCATTTAAAGGGATGGAGTTTGAAGCGGATGAGATTGCATATGgtttttataatgaatatggCAGAAAGGCTGGTTTTAGTATTAGAAAAGAGTatgtaaataaatgtaaaaagacTGGAGTGGTTACTTCAAGGAGATTTGTGTGCGCGAAGGAGGGAGttcgaggcaaagacaagagAGATCAGAATGTAAAGAATCCACGAGCAGAAACAAGATGTGGTTGTGAAGCACATTTGGTTATTGTACTTAATCGAGATAGTAAAAAATATGTGGTGAGTGAATTTATTGCTAAGCATAACCACTATCTCCACCTTCCATCAACTGTGCACATGATGCCATCACAACGGAATGTGGCTGCAACTCATGCTATTGAAATTGATTTGGCACATGAATCGGGATTAAGATTAAAGCAATCTTATGAGCTTCTTAGTAAGCAAGTTGGTGGATATGATAATCTTGGTTTTACCAAGCAAGATCATAAAAACTACTTACGCACTAAGCGACAGAGAGACATGGAGCATGGGGCAGCTGCTAGGTTGGGAAGATATTTCAGTCGTCAACTTAAGGAAAATCTTTCATATTATTTCACTACTCAATTGGACTGTGAAGAGTTGATTACTAATATCTTTTGGGCCGATGCAAGAATGATCATTGACTATAGCCACTTCGGTGATGTAATAACGTTTGATACAACGTATAGCACAAATAGAGATGCAAGGCCACTTGGAGTATTTTTGGGTCTCAATCACCATAGAGAAACTGTTGTATTTGGAGGTGCACTTTTATATGATGAAACGATTGAATCTTTTGTATGGTTATTTGAGACCTTCTTAGAAGCAATGTCTGAAAAGAAGCCAATCACTATTTTCACAGATCAAGATGCAGCAATGTCAGCTGCAATAAAAGTAGTCATGCCTAAGACATATCATGCATTGTGTAGTTGGCATATGTG TGAAGATGAGTTTCTTACAGCTTGGAATGAAATGCTAGATAAGTACGATGTTCGTGAAAATAAATGGCTAATTGATCTAtttaaattgaaggaaaaatgggCCCAAGCATATGTTAAGAGAACTTTCACTGCAGGAATGAAGACAACCCAGCTTAGTGAGAGTTTCAATGCTGACTTGAAGGATTGCTTGCGTACTGATCTCAATATAGTAGAGTTTTTCACTCATTTTGAAACAGTTGCCAATCAAAAGCGGGATAAGGAGTTAGAAGCAGAATACAACTCTAGACAGAAATTTCCAAGATTAAAGCTCAAAAGCTCTCCTATGCTTAACCAAGTAGCAATAGTGTACACGCCTAagttgtttgatttatttcagaCAGAAGTTGAAGAGGTAATGACACTTTCCATCCTAGAACGCAATGTGAGTCAAACACATAGTTATGTGGTTGGAGTTTTCaatcaaaatggaaaatatgagGTCATATGGAATCCATTAAATGAGACTCTATCTTGTAGTTGCAGAAAGTTTGAGTCATTTGATATTTTATGTAGGCATGGTTTGAAAGTTCTTGATGTATTGGATATCAAGTTGATTCCTAATAGATATATCATGAAGAGATGGAGAAGAGATGCAAAAGATGGAAGCGGAAAAAATTGCACAACACATAACATTAAGCCGAATACTCGACTGGAATATGTAGATCGGTATCGagatttatgtccaaaatatattcaattagTGAATGAGGCATGTGAAACTAAAGAAGGCCATAATATTCTAAGCTTAGCAATTgtagatttgaaaaaaaaaaaactttgtgaccTTAGGAATTGCAAAGCTAATGTAGAAGAAGACATCATTAGGCCTTCCACTGATTTTGCAGACAAAGAAGATCAATTACGTGCTTCGATTACGATTGTACCAAAAGGgataaagaaaagagag GAAATATATGCATATGACGTCATGGCACAAAAGAAAGCTGAGGATATATCTTCTGGAAATATTACTAGTTTTACACAACTTTTAATG TCGGCTTCTACAAGTTCTGCAGCACATCAGGGAGGCTCATCAGCAAGTGTTGCATTAGCATCACATTTAGAGAGTACATCAAGTGTTGTAGGCTCCAACGACAAAATTAATGGTGCAGGAGGTCTCTTGACTCAAGGAAGTGTTGCAAGTGGAGGTCCCTTGACTCAAGAAAGTATTACAAGTGGATGGAATCCGATG AAATTGTTACTGTTTCTGCATAATTACTGTTACTATTACTGCATAATTACTGTTACTGCTACTGCATAA